A single window of Sphaerodactylus townsendi isolate TG3544 linkage group LG05, MPM_Stown_v2.3, whole genome shotgun sequence DNA harbors:
- the LOC125433290 gene encoding E3 ubiquitin-protein ligase RNF167-like, producing MWPLLPPPHVVTVFFVLQVPAGKGFVHATGIHNSSNQDSGVRPVPFGPPLHAEGLTGHQAEARPKKVFEPIRGQPDCSFFSSAFIALNRRGNCSLASKGLHAQQARSQAAVGHNVSSQSPVSIASEADAMQKSHIPSMFPADGSSKPMKRLHHSQGAASAILIHLPLSSNRASTTPTCKCQIRLLAPSSYTMIFPIFWMACLVESTALALLLMEKYFWKLKEWKEGKTQPSQETGIEFRSSSYQDCAICLERYHGHHSLKVLSCSHAFHSTCIDRWHLSQSWRKTCPLCMQNVRLVALLQARRLWEEKARGQAIVNK from the coding sequence ATGTGGCCTCTTCTTCCACCTCCACACGTGGTTACAGTATTCTTCGTCCTCCAAGTGCCTGCTGGGAAAGGATTCGTCCATGCCACCGGCATCCATAATTCTTCTAACCAAGACTCTGGGGTTCGGCCAGTGCCTTTTGGCCCTCCTCTCCACGCAGAGGGGCTCACGGGCCATCAGGCTGAGGCAAGGCCCAAGAAGGTGTTCGAGCCCATCAGAGGTCAACCCGactgctcctttttctcctcagCTTTTATTGCACTCAACCGCAGGGGCAACTGCTCCTTGGCCTCAAAGGGCCTTCACGCTCAGCAAGCTAGATCCCAGGCTGCTGTTGGGCacaatgtgagctcccaaagccctGTGAGCATAGCAAGCGAGGCAGATGCCATGCAGAAGAGTCACATCCCCTCCATGTTTCCTGCAGACGGGTCTTCCAAACCCATGAAGCGGCTCCATCACTCTCAGGGAGCGGCCTCTGCCATCTTGATCCATTTGCCCCTCAGCTCCAACAGGGCATCTACGACTCCTACCTGCAAGTGTCAGATCCGGTTGCTGGCTCCCAGCTCATACACCATGATCTTCCCCATTTTCTGGATGGCTTGCCTCGTCGAGTCCACTGCCCTTGCCTTGTTGCTCATGGAGAAATATTTTTGGAAGCTCAAGGAGTGGAAAGAGGGGAAGACCCAGCCGTCCCAAGAAACGGGGATCGAGTTCCGCAGTTCCAGCTATCAAGACTGTGCTATCTGCCTGGAGAGGTACCACGGGCACCACAGCTTGAAAGTCCTCTCCTGCTCTCATGCCTTTCACAGCACATGCATTGACCGCTGGCATCTCAGCCAGAGCTGGAGAAAGACCTGCCCTCTCTGCATGCAGAACGTGAGGCTGGTCGCCCTTCTGCAAGCGCGGAGGTTGTGGGAAGAAAAGGCAAGAGGCCAGGCAATTGTAAACAAGTAA